One stretch of Pantanalinema sp. DNA includes these proteins:
- a CDS encoding phosphoribosyltransferase family protein, with protein sequence MHARKANDGEVRVMGFVDRKQAGELLAERLTRYAGPDTVVIGLPRGGVPVAREVAERLNAPLDVLASRKLGAPGNPEFAIGAITARGVRVLNHEALRHLWLPPGYLEQEALEQRRVAESREHLLRNGRAPISLKDKVVILVDDGIATGMTARAAVADVREQGPSKVVLAVPVIAADSVRVLSAEADAVVSVMVPEVFYAVGQFYDRFDQVEDDEVRAILDAARAPASQAERS encoded by the coding sequence ATGCACGCGCGCAAGGCCAATGACGGCGAGGTGAGGGTCATGGGATTCGTCGATCGCAAGCAGGCCGGTGAGTTACTCGCCGAGCGTCTGACCAGGTACGCGGGGCCGGACACGGTGGTGATCGGGCTGCCGCGCGGGGGGGTGCCGGTGGCGCGCGAGGTCGCAGAGCGGCTGAACGCCCCGCTCGACGTGCTGGCCTCGCGCAAGCTCGGGGCGCCGGGCAACCCGGAATTCGCCATCGGGGCCATCACGGCGCGAGGCGTCCGGGTCCTGAACCATGAGGCCCTGAGGCACCTGTGGCTTCCGCCGGGCTATCTGGAGCAGGAGGCCCTGGAGCAGCGCCGGGTGGCCGAGAGCAGAGAGCACCTGCTCAGGAACGGGCGAGCGCCCATTTCCCTGAAGGACAAGGTCGTCATCTTGGTGGACGACGGAATTGCCACGGGGATGACGGCGCGCGCGGCGGTGGCCGACGTGCGCGAGCAGGGACCTTCAAAAGTGGTGCTCGCGGTCCCGGTCATCGCCGCCGACAGCGTACGCGTGCTTTCCGCCGAGGCGGACGCGGTCGTGTCGGTCATGGTGCCCGAGGTCTTCTACGCGGTGGGCCAGTTCTACGATCGCTTCGATCAGGTCGAGGACGACGAGGTCCGCGCCATCCTCGATGCGGCGCGTGCCCCCGCCTCGCAGGCCGAGAGGAGCTGA
- a CDS encoding gamma-glutamyl-gamma-aminobutyrate hydrolase family protein yields the protein MRHPLIGITTQRHAGVGAIKRGRPIYYLAAEYAERVREAGGIPLLLPPGAAEIESLRALDGLLLTGGEDVAPSHYGQEPIPELGEVDAERDVQELPLAQAAAEQGLPVLGICRGMQLLNVALGGTLYQDLPAQVPGALPHQQEAPVHESTHLVELVARTRLAGLVGAPTMAVNTFHHQAVRDLAPGLVPSAFGSDGVLEGYEAPDRWLVGVQWHPELQPGPFTAALFGAFVAACAQRAPARI from the coding sequence GTGCGGCACCCCCTGATCGGAATCACCACCCAGCGGCACGCCGGCGTCGGCGCCATCAAGCGCGGACGGCCGATCTACTACCTGGCCGCGGAGTACGCCGAGCGCGTGCGCGAAGCGGGAGGCATCCCCCTGCTGCTGCCGCCGGGCGCCGCCGAGATCGAGAGCCTGAGAGCCCTCGACGGCTTGCTCTTGACCGGCGGCGAGGACGTGGCCCCGAGCCACTACGGCCAGGAGCCCATCCCCGAGCTGGGCGAGGTCGATGCCGAGCGCGACGTCCAGGAGCTTCCGCTCGCCCAAGCAGCCGCCGAGCAGGGCCTGCCCGTCCTCGGCATCTGCCGCGGCATGCAGCTGCTCAACGTGGCCCTGGGCGGCACCCTCTACCAGGACCTCCCGGCCCAGGTCCCGGGCGCGCTGCCCCACCAGCAGGAGGCCCCTGTCCACGAGTCGACCCACTTGGTCGAGCTGGTGGCAAGGACCCGCCTCGCCGGGCTCGTCGGCGCCCCGACCATGGCCGTCAACACCTTCCACCATCAGGCCGTGCGCGACCTCGCGCCGGGCCTCGTGCCGAGCGCCTTCGGGAGCGACGGGGTCCTCGAGGGCTACGAGGCCCCCGACCGCTGGCTGGTGGGGGTGCAGTGGCACCCCGAGCTCCAGCCCGGCCCCTTCACCGCCGCGCTGTTCGGAGCGTTCGTGGCCGCCTGCGCCCAGCGGGCCCCGGCCCGGATCTGA
- the surE gene encoding 5'/3'-nucleotidase SurE, producing MRILVSNDDGIHAPGIRALAQALATEHDVTVVAPDRERSATGHALTLHKPLRVEKHDLGGRVKAAYSVNGTPSDCVKLAVGPLLDEAPDVVFSGINRGPNLGTDVIYSGTVSAALEATIRGFQGVAMSLATFSDVGYDEAGQFALVLARTLAAHRLPSKVLLNVNYPSLSEAAAREVRITRLGERKYTDLFETRIDPRGKDYYWLAGEVVEVEEDPDTDVSAIRDNCISVTPIHYDMTCKAMIPEVQGWHIPTTLAGFAAAGKQD from the coding sequence ATGCGCATTCTTGTTTCCAACGACGACGGGATCCACGCCCCGGGCATCCGGGCCCTGGCCCAGGCCCTGGCCACCGAGCACGACGTGACGGTGGTGGCGCCAGATCGCGAGCGCTCGGCCACTGGCCACGCCCTGACGCTGCACAAGCCCCTGCGGGTCGAGAAGCACGACCTCGGCGGCAGGGTCAAGGCGGCCTACTCCGTCAACGGCACCCCCTCGGACTGCGTCAAGCTCGCCGTCGGCCCCCTGCTGGACGAGGCGCCGGACGTCGTCTTCTCGGGGATCAACCGCGGCCCGAACCTCGGCACCGACGTCATCTACTCGGGCACCGTCTCGGCCGCCCTCGAGGCGACCATCCGCGGCTTCCAGGGGGTGGCCATGAGCCTTGCGACCTTCTCCGACGTCGGCTACGACGAGGCCGGCCAGTTCGCCCTGGTGCTCGCGCGCACCCTCGCGGCGCACCGCCTGCCGTCCAAGGTGCTGCTGAACGTCAACTACCCCTCGCTGAGCGAGGCCGCCGCGCGCGAGGTCCGGATCACCCGGCTCGGCGAGCGCAAGTACACCGATCTCTTCGAGACCCGGATCGACCCTCGCGGCAAGGACTACTACTGGCTCGCGGGCGAGGTCGTCGAGGTCGAGGAGGACCCCGACACCGACGTCTCGGCGATCCGCGACAACTGCATCTCGGTCACCCCGATCCACTACGACATGACATGCAAGGCCATGATCCCCGAGGTCCAGGGCTGGCACATCCCCACCACCCTGGCGGGCTTCGCCGCGGCCGGCAAGCAGGACTGA
- a CDS encoding carboxylate-amine ligase — MLEKFTIGIEEEYQIIDPETRELRSHISVMLEEGGMILGERVKPEMHQSIIEVGTDICTNVTEAAKDVMQLRAAIARLAKKHGLKIMASGTHPFSDWKTQDITDKDRYKVLVDDLQDVARANLIFGMHVHVGVDDKDLAIDLVNQARYFLPHLLAISCSSPFWLGRATGLKSHRSSVFKNFPRTGIPGVFSSYAEFDSYVQTLIKTNCIDNGKKIWWDLRPHPVYNTIEFRVCDLPTDYKTSIAIAALVQAIVAKLYVLRRENMSFRVYPTALIDENKWRAYRYGLDGKLIDFGIKGEKHTKDLIVELLTFVDDVVDDLGSRQALEHIYTILDRGTDADRQLKVFAETNDLKAVVDDMCARTLEGIDLSLADDLMASGSALSASVERAINTVKDNAGV; from the coding sequence ATGCTTGAAAAATTCACCATCGGGATCGAGGAAGAGTACCAGATCATCGATCCCGAGACGCGGGAGCTTCGCAGCCACATCTCGGTCATGCTCGAAGAGGGGGGCATGATCCTCGGCGAGCGCGTCAAGCCCGAGATGCACCAGTCGATCATCGAGGTCGGCACCGACATCTGCACCAACGTCACCGAGGCCGCCAAGGACGTCATGCAGCTGCGCGCGGCGATCGCCCGCCTGGCCAAGAAGCACGGCCTCAAGATCATGGCCTCGGGCACCCACCCCTTCAGCGACTGGAAGACCCAGGACATCACCGACAAGGACCGCTACAAGGTGCTGGTCGACGACCTTCAGGACGTGGCCCGCGCCAACCTGATCTTCGGCATGCACGTCCACGTCGGCGTCGACGACAAGGACCTGGCCATCGACCTGGTCAACCAGGCCCGCTACTTCCTGCCCCACCTCCTGGCCATCAGCTGCTCGAGCCCCTTCTGGCTCGGCCGCGCCACCGGCCTCAAGTCGCATCGCTCGAGCGTCTTCAAGAACTTCCCCCGAACGGGCATCCCCGGCGTCTTCTCGTCCTACGCCGAGTTCGACTCCTACGTCCAGACCCTGATCAAGACCAACTGCATCGACAACGGCAAGAAGATCTGGTGGGACCTGCGCCCGCACCCGGTCTACAACACCATCGAGTTCCGGGTCTGCGACCTGCCCACCGACTACAAGACCTCCATCGCGATCGCAGCCCTCGTGCAGGCCATCGTCGCCAAGCTGTACGTCCTGCGCCGCGAGAACATGTCGTTCCGCGTCTACCCGACGGCGCTGATCGACGAGAACAAGTGGCGCGCCTACCGCTACGGCCTGGACGGCAAGCTGATCGACTTCGGGATCAAGGGCGAGAAGCACACCAAGGACCTGATCGTCGAGCTGCTCACCTTCGTGGACGACGTGGTGGACGACCTGGGCAGCCGCCAGGCGCTCGAGCACATCTACACCATCCTCGATCGCGGCACCGACGCGGATCGCCAGCTCAAGGTCTTCGCCGAGACCAACGACCTCAAGGCCGTCGTCGACGACATGTGCGCGCGCACCCTCGAGGGGATCGACCTCTCCTTGGCCGACGACCTCATGGCCTCGGGCTCCGCCCTGTCGGCCTCGGTCGAGCGCGCCATCAACACGGTCAAGGACAACGCCGGTGTCTAG
- a CDS encoding S8 family serine peptidase has product MTRTTWQWSLERIQAPRAWRITSGDPSVVVAVLDTGVDPRHPDLQGKVLPGVNLFEPGKPAHDDNGHGTAVAGIIGAQGGIRERFRGVAPDCRILPVKINKPRTGSVHATQIAEGIRQALAHGADVLNLSVGCEIGEPGFNHATMADLANAIYEALRRGVPVVCAGGPRERKTYPAAWETLPEFAGLIAVGATDRKDRLHMWSPRWEYVSLVAPADATTTFPVSSPFLHARFGGTSAASPHVAGVLALMRTLRPELKPRELKRVLLETSDRIRGGRVLRVNAYRALLALGGREALREREQLNKTRKTSSNTLQYSP; this is encoded by the coding sequence ATGACGCGTACGACTTGGCAATGGTCCCTCGAACGGATTCAGGCGCCGCGAGCCTGGCGGATCACCTCGGGGGATCCGTCGGTGGTGGTGGCCGTGCTCGACACGGGGGTGGACCCGCGCCACCCCGATCTGCAGGGCAAGGTCCTGCCCGGGGTCAACCTCTTCGAGCCCGGCAAGCCCGCCCACGACGACAACGGCCACGGCACCGCCGTCGCCGGCATCATCGGCGCCCAGGGGGGAATCCGCGAGCGCTTCCGGGGCGTCGCTCCCGACTGCCGCATCCTGCCGGTCAAGATCAACAAGCCCCGCACCGGCAGCGTGCACGCCACCCAGATCGCCGAGGGCATCCGCCAGGCGCTCGCCCACGGCGCGGACGTGCTCAACCTGAGCGTCGGCTGCGAGATCGGCGAGCCCGGCTTCAACCACGCCACCATGGCGGATCTGGCCAACGCCATCTACGAGGCCCTGCGCCGCGGGGTGCCCGTGGTCTGCGCCGGCGGGCCGCGCGAGCGCAAGACCTACCCCGCCGCCTGGGAGACCCTGCCCGAGTTCGCGGGCCTCATCGCGGTGGGCGCCACCGACCGCAAGGATCGCCTGCACATGTGGTCGCCGCGCTGGGAGTACGTCTCGCTCGTCGCCCCGGCCGACGCCACCACCACCTTCCCCGTCAGCTCGCCTTTCCTGCATGCGCGCTTCGGCGGCACCTCGGCGGCCAGTCCCCACGTGGCCGGGGTGCTCGCCCTCATGCGCACCCTGCGCCCCGAGCTGAAGCCCCGCGAGCTCAAGCGCGTCCTGCTCGAGACCAGCGACAGGATCCGCGGCGGCCGCGTGCTGCGGGTCAACGCCTACCGCGCCCTTCTGGCCCTCGGGGGCCGAGAGGCCCTGCGCGAAAGGGAGCAACTTAACAAAACTAGAAAAACCTCATCAAACACGTTACAATACTCCCCGTAG
- a CDS encoding glucosaminidase domain-containing protein, whose translation MGTGRIDQTSRIHPTVHKTAQTKPLDEEAEIKHKAQTDRLAIQHGPSRPAALSDVVAAAKAESSKKIGNSVVDGSRALHQRGYTYPPDLGANYYHKYSADGKSVGCCADFVSDSYKEMSKSLGKPEYDIGKIMQDKGYNPHYCPSMIQYFQKEQTLLPPPDKGTKAQVGDVVFFDWDGNGAKDPDHVAIVTKVDANGNPTELMESRKFNEPTEITTISPGDGRWNKIVGIGRLKDATADNDAANALPPLGDAPFPGDSRSGSARASADYSGGGRGNGGPVSSDGPTRTVPSRTGEPSNYQPFKRQEWESGMSSALGIALEIVQKLSNALATDGEMTVDQLAQLAEKNGVPKDKAMKLAKEIMAKKSDLVASKAKSPDLAKYMGKLSPEKIEEILVQRNSPLAGKGLGAFMVQMENKYGIPAAQFLAQATMESQIGKVGSTQGEHHNIGNIRPGSSWDGPTVTTGSGSYRSYGSWEEGIEDFYKLMSGPLYAGKSLEDQINTYAPPVENDTNGYINTIKDLMQGWTGE comes from the coding sequence ATGGGAACCGGCCGCATCGATCAGACCTCGCGGATCCATCCGACCGTCCACAAGACGGCCCAGACCAAGCCGCTCGACGAAGAGGCTGAAATCAAGCACAAGGCCCAGACCGATCGCCTGGCGATCCAGCACGGGCCCTCGCGCCCCGCGGCCCTCTCCGACGTGGTCGCCGCGGCCAAGGCCGAGAGCAGCAAGAAGATCGGCAACTCCGTCGTGGACGGCTCGCGCGCCCTTCACCAGCGCGGCTACACCTATCCGCCCGATCTCGGCGCCAACTACTACCACAAGTACAGCGCGGACGGGAAGAGCGTGGGCTGCTGCGCCGACTTCGTCAGCGACTCCTACAAGGAGATGAGCAAGAGCCTCGGCAAGCCCGAGTACGACATCGGGAAGATCATGCAGGACAAGGGCTACAACCCCCACTACTGCCCCTCCATGATCCAGTACTTCCAGAAGGAGCAGACTCTGCTGCCGCCTCCGGACAAGGGCACCAAGGCCCAGGTCGGCGACGTGGTCTTCTTCGACTGGGACGGCAACGGCGCCAAGGATCCCGATCACGTCGCGATCGTCACCAAGGTCGACGCCAACGGCAACCCGACCGAGCTGATGGAGTCCCGCAAGTTCAACGAGCCCACCGAGATCACCACGATCAGCCCCGGTGACGGCCGCTGGAACAAGATCGTCGGCATCGGCCGCCTCAAGGACGCGACCGCGGACAACGACGCGGCAAACGCCCTGCCGCCCCTGGGCGACGCGCCCTTCCCCGGCGATTCCCGCTCGGGAAGCGCTCGCGCCTCGGCGGACTACTCGGGGGGCGGCCGCGGCAACGGGGGCCCGGTTTCGAGCGACGGCCCGACCCGCACCGTCCCCTCGCGCACCGGCGAGCCGAGCAATTACCAGCCCTTCAAGCGCCAGGAGTGGGAGTCGGGGATGTCCTCGGCCCTCGGCATCGCCCTCGAGATCGTCCAGAAGCTCTCGAACGCTCTGGCCACCGACGGCGAGATGACGGTGGACCAGCTCGCGCAGCTCGCCGAGAAGAACGGCGTGCCCAAGGACAAGGCCATGAAGCTCGCCAAGGAGATCATGGCCAAGAAGTCGGACCTGGTGGCTTCCAAGGCCAAGTCCCCCGACCTCGCCAAGTACATGGGCAAGCTCAGCCCCGAGAAGATCGAGGAGATCCTGGTCCAGCGCAACTCTCCGCTCGCGGGCAAGGGCCTGGGCGCGTTCATGGTCCAGATGGAGAACAAGTACGGGATCCCTGCCGCCCAGTTCCTCGCCCAGGCGACCATGGAGTCGCAGATCGGCAAGGTGGGCTCCACCCAGGGCGAGCATCACAACATCGGCAACATCCGCCCCGGCTCGAGCTGGGACGGGCCGACGGTCACCACCGGCAGCGGCTCCTACCGCTCCTACGGCTCGTGGGAGGAGGGCATCGAGGACTTCTACAAGCTGATGAGCGGCCCGCTCTACGCCGGCAAGTCCCTCGAGGACCAGATCAACACCTACGCCCCGCCGGTGGAGAACGACACCAACGGCTACATCAACACCATCAAGGACCTCATGCAGGGTTGGACCGGCGAATAG
- the tig gene encoding trigger factor yields the protein MKVTLEKKEKNQVQLEVHVDAERVEKAYDRAYRQVSKEVRIPGFRPGKAPRPIVERTVGVDYIKHTAFEKFLLPEVYPAAIEEGKVEPIAEPSVELVSFEKDQPLVFKATVEVRPEVKLGAYTGLEIAAPKAEVTDADVTERLDRLRDSKATLEVVERAAEMGDTVTADFTGTIDGVEFEGGKATSYPIEMAAGRFIEGFVEALVGVKVGDEKATDLKFPEDYPNAELAGKAVTFTFKVHEIKARKRPELDEAFAKAAGHDSVEAMTAKIREDLKAEREDAREIELRKQLIEKVVEGAEMEVPDSMIARESNFLLQQQANMLSQQGIDPNKVFTKDNIETWRENTRPEAEKRIRTSLTLGEVARTESIQPTEEEIEEAIAEYASSYGVEPSEFRAQVISNGAWPQIADEVLSNKIIEWLFERAKVSEAAPVAANA from the coding sequence GTGAAAGTCACCCTGGAGAAGAAGGAAAAGAATCAAGTCCAGCTCGAAGTCCACGTGGACGCCGAGCGCGTCGAAAAAGCATACGATCGCGCCTATCGCCAGGTCTCCAAGGAAGTCCGCATCCCCGGCTTCCGTCCCGGCAAGGCTCCCCGCCCGATCGTCGAGCGTACCGTCGGGGTCGACTACATCAAGCACACCGCCTTCGAGAAGTTCCTGCTGCCCGAGGTCTATCCTGCCGCCATCGAGGAGGGCAAGGTCGAGCCCATCGCCGAGCCCTCGGTCGAGCTCGTCTCCTTCGAGAAGGACCAGCCCCTCGTGTTCAAGGCGACCGTCGAGGTCCGCCCCGAGGTCAAGCTCGGCGCCTACACCGGCCTCGAGATCGCGGCCCCCAAGGCCGAGGTGACCGACGCCGACGTGACCGAGCGCCTCGATCGACTGCGCGACTCCAAGGCCACCCTCGAGGTGGTCGAGCGCGCCGCCGAGATGGGCGACACCGTGACCGCCGACTTCACCGGCACCATCGACGGCGTCGAGTTCGAGGGCGGCAAGGCCACGAGCTATCCCATCGAGATGGCCGCCGGCCGCTTCATCGAGGGCTTCGTCGAGGCGCTCGTGGGCGTCAAGGTGGGCGACGAGAAGGCCACTGACCTCAAGTTCCCCGAGGACTACCCCAACGCCGAGCTCGCCGGCAAGGCCGTGACCTTCACCTTCAAGGTCCACGAGATCAAGGCCCGCAAGCGTCCCGAGCTGGACGAGGCCTTCGCCAAGGCTGCCGGCCACGACTCGGTCGAGGCCATGACCGCCAAGATCCGCGAGGACCTCAAGGCCGAGCGCGAGGATGCCCGCGAGATCGAGCTGCGCAAGCAGCTGATCGAGAAGGTCGTCGAGGGCGCCGAGATGGAAGTCCCCGACAGCATGATTGCCCGCGAGTCCAACTTCCTGCTGCAGCAGCAGGCCAACATGCTCAGCCAGCAGGGCATCGACCCCAACAAGGTCTTCACCAAGGACAACATCGAGACCTGGCGCGAGAACACCCGCCCCGAGGCCGAGAAGCGCATCCGCACCTCGCTGACCCTGGGTGAGGTCGCCCGCACCGAGAGCATCCAGCCCACCGAGGAGGAGATCGAGGAGGCCATCGCCGAGTACGCGAGCAGCTACGGCGTCGAGCCCAGCGAGTTCCGCGCCCAGGTGATCAGCAACGGCGC
- a CDS encoding aminopeptidase, with amino-acid sequence MSRKLTDMRALPFPSEYRAGAFNAINRSLQVRPNERVVVISDRDSQFIGAALIEAIELAEGIAQGFVVEDYCERPILDMPYEILKAVSECAACLYTVNPRPGEVPSRAQVINLATVKKVRYGHMVGITGEIMNSGMRADFDAINKMSLGLRRLLQGARRVHVTTPAGTDIEIEHDPKEFQWIKTSGKISRDAWGNLPGGEIFTTPKRINGIWVADAPIGDYFSSKYGDLKDTPLTLEIQDNFLKTVTSPHEELAQEFWGYTHSTENANRVGEIAVGTNLGVTEFTGNLLQDEKIPGFHIAFGEPCGCLTGANWTCRAHIDLLARECSIWADGQAIMLHGRFVDLNPSS; translated from the coding sequence GTGTCTAGGAAGCTGACCGACATGCGCGCCCTGCCCTTCCCGAGCGAGTACCGGGCCGGAGCGTTCAACGCGATCAACCGGAGCCTGCAGGTCCGGCCCAACGAGCGCGTGGTCGTCATCTCCGACCGGGATTCCCAGTTCATCGGAGCCGCCTTGATCGAGGCGATCGAGCTCGCCGAGGGAATCGCCCAGGGCTTCGTGGTCGAGGACTACTGCGAACGCCCCATCCTCGACATGCCCTACGAGATCCTCAAGGCCGTCTCCGAGTGCGCCGCCTGCCTCTACACGGTGAACCCGCGGCCCGGCGAGGTCCCCTCCCGCGCCCAGGTGATCAACCTTGCGACCGTCAAGAAGGTCCGCTACGGGCACATGGTGGGCATCACCGGCGAGATCATGAACTCGGGGATGCGCGCCGACTTCGACGCCATCAACAAGATGAGCCTCGGCCTGCGGCGCCTGCTCCAAGGCGCACGCCGGGTCCACGTGACCACCCCGGCGGGCACCGACATCGAGATCGAGCACGACCCCAAGGAGTTCCAGTGGATCAAGACCTCGGGCAAGATCTCGCGTGATGCGTGGGGCAACCTGCCGGGCGGCGAGATCTTCACCACCCCCAAGCGGATCAACGGCATCTGGGTGGCGGACGCGCCGATCGGCGACTACTTCTCCTCGAAGTACGGCGACCTCAAGGACACCCCCTTGACCCTCGAGATCCAGGACAACTTCCTCAAGACCGTGACGAGCCCCCACGAGGAGCTCGCCCAGGAGTTCTGGGGCTACACCCACTCGACCGAGAACGCCAACCGCGTCGGCGAGATCGCGGTCGGCACCAACCTCGGAGTCACGGAGTTCACGGGCAATCTCCTCCAGGACGAGAAGATCCCAGGCTTCCACATCGCCTTCGGGGAGCCCTGCGGCTGCTTGACCGGCGCCAACTGGACCTGCCGGGCGCACATCGACCTGCTGGCGCGCGAGTGCTCGATCTGGGCGGACGGCCAGGCCATCATGCTGCACGGCCGCTTCGTCGACCTGAACCCGAGCAGCTAG
- a CDS encoding circularly permuted type 2 ATP-grasp protein, which produces MINSAIDRYHALVDQANLTPADFQGFTARMREARVMYGDRVQVEYMRAQFLSPEQNALIKHAAQTIWSAMDKLSEHFFSDPRFIEELGLTPHERELAAIDPGYPGFSTMARFDSFLIGDHLQFVELNAECPAGPAYTEIMAEVFLQDPVMQAFGKEYAIQGFKTRDRLIKTLLETYEIWAKGKGLGAKPGRIAIVDWDGLSTRHEFEMCKAFFESKGIPTVIEDPRRLRFEEGKLLASDGSVIDLVYRRVLTHEFIGKWDEVQALVEAYRAGSVCVVNSFRSKFLHKKMIFGLLTDGANQHLFSPEEREAIARHIPWTRKVRPGKTDYHGTEIDLIDYIRANRDRMVMKPNDDYGGRGIYIGWESTNEEWEEAINKAMEHAYVVQEKVRVASALFPTVREELVYDQLNVDLDPFVWKGEVEGFLTRLSGTALCNVTSGGGIVPTFVIEPRA; this is translated from the coding sequence GTGATCAACAGTGCCATCGATCGTTACCACGCCCTCGTCGACCAGGCGAACCTCACCCCGGCGGACTTCCAGGGTTTCACCGCACGCATGCGCGAGGCCCGCGTGATGTACGGCGATCGCGTCCAGGTCGAGTACATGCGCGCCCAGTTCCTCTCGCCCGAGCAGAACGCGCTGATCAAGCACGCCGCCCAGACCATCTGGAGCGCCATGGACAAGCTCTCGGAGCACTTCTTCAGCGATCCGCGCTTCATCGAGGAGCTGGGCCTGACCCCGCACGAGCGCGAGCTCGCCGCCATCGACCCCGGCTATCCCGGCTTCAGCACCATGGCGCGCTTCGACTCCTTCCTCATCGGCGACCACCTTCAGTTCGTCGAGCTCAACGCCGAGTGCCCCGCCGGTCCCGCCTACACCGAGATCATGGCCGAGGTCTTCCTCCAGGACCCCGTCATGCAGGCCTTCGGCAAGGAGTACGCGATCCAGGGCTTCAAGACCCGCGATCGCCTCATCAAGACCCTGCTCGAGACCTACGAGATCTGGGCCAAGGGCAAGGGCCTGGGCGCCAAGCCCGGCCGCATCGCCATCGTCGACTGGGACGGCCTCTCGACCCGCCACGAGTTCGAGATGTGCAAGGCCTTCTTCGAGAGCAAGGGCATCCCGACCGTCATCGAGGATCCGCGCCGGCTGCGCTTCGAAGAGGGCAAGCTCCTGGCCTCGGACGGTTCGGTGATCGACCTGGTCTACCGCCGGGTGCTCACCCACGAGTTCATCGGCAAGTGGGACGAGGTGCAGGCCCTGGTCGAGGCCTACCGCGCGGGTTCGGTCTGCGTCGTCAACTCGTTCCGCTCCAAGTTCCTCCACAAGAAGATGATCTTCGGCCTGCTGACCGACGGGGCCAACCAGCACCTCTTCAGCCCCGAGGAGCGCGAGGCGATCGCGCGCCACATTCCCTGGACGCGCAAGGTCCGGCCCGGCAAGACCGATTACCATGGAACGGAGATCGATCTCATCGATTACATCCGCGCCAACCGCGATCGCATGGTCATGAAGCCCAACGACGACTACGGCGGCCGCGGCATCTACATCGGGTGGGAGTCGACCAACGAGGAGTGGGAAGAGGCGATCAACAAGGCGATGGAGCACGCCTACGTGGTCCAGGAGAAGGTCCGCGTGGCCTCCGCCCTGTTCCCCACGGTCCGCGAGGAGCTCGTCTACGACCAGCTCAACGTCGATCTGGACCCCTTCGTCTGGAAGGGCGAGGTCGAGGGCTTCTTGACCCGGCTTTCGGGCACCGCCCTCTGCAACGTCACCTCCGGAGGCGGGATCGTCCCCACCTTCGTCATCGAGCCGCGCGCGTAG